AGTTATCGCGCAGGCTGCAGGCCTGTGCGGTGCAGGCGGGTGTGCTGTCTTTCGGGTAGAAATACAGCACAATTTTTTTGCCTTTGTAGTTTTTAGCATCAAATTCGGTTCCGTCGTGCAGGATGCCGTGTATGGCGGGTGCTTTATCGCCTGCTTTGAGTTTGGTATGGTGTTTTTCGAATGCCACGTGTTTTGCTGCCTTGATTAGGAATTTGTGGAGGATTGTCATTAACATTTAAACACCGCATAATGAATATTGTTCTACTTACTTTTTTCTTCTTGTTAATATGATTCTTTGGGAGCTTTCACATTCTTTACAATCCGGACTGCATTTCTCTATCCTTGCCAGATCAAGTTTTCTATAATTCATTTTATTAATTCTATAATCTAAAGGAAAAGTGTTGCAGAATTGCAGGAAAATAGCCGGACGAAAAGAAAGATATAGCGTATCCGCAATTTTCGATGGTTCGTTTACTATAATATTTGCCGGTGAATAACCGGCATAGTAAATATTTATTGTAAGAGGAAAATATGACCGGTGAATAACCGCATTTAATTTCCCTTCAACATCTGCCACAAATAATTTTCGCCACACTGTATCAGCAGTTGATTTGAATACGATCAATGCACTAGATGCAGGATAAATTGAATCAATTTTAAACTCAGGAAACCGGCCAGTTAATATGGCATCTCCGACACGAACCGGGTTAGTTGTATCAACAGGCGCAAGAATTGTTAATGAAATAGAGCAGCTATCGGAATTTACAGGAAGATGAGAAAAAAAGGATCGGTATGAATTTGATGTGTCTTTGTTCAGTGTAAGCATATTGCGATTAAGTATATAAGTGCCGGTAATTTCGCTTGAATATACACAACCTCCCTCGCTATATCTGAAAGTACTGTCGGAATAAAATTCAAAACTCTGCCATGTCATACCGGTAGATAAACTGTAACTTCTACTGATGTATCGGTCATGGAAACAACCCGATAAAAGCAAAATCAGTATAGATGCTGGTGTACCAACAAATAAATAGTATTTCATTTCAATACTTTTTTGATCGCCGGAGTCTTATACTACGGGTATGTGCATTTCCACAACCTGGAATTATTTGCGCGCTGGTTCTTACTAAATGAAGTTTGCGCCGGTTCATCCTTAAAATTCGGTATTCCTGAGGGAAAATGGGATAAAGAAACAATAGTTGCTCACCTGATCCGGCCAGAAAAATAGAATCTGCGGTATTTACAGGCCTGTCTAACACAAAATTATTTTGTCCGTAACCCAGATAGCGGGTTTGTATTTTTATTGGAAAAAGGTATTTGTGTACGTGTAATGACACCACTCCGTCAATATTTGCAACCAGTTGTTTTTTCCACGAGGTATCAGTTTCAGAACTTAAATTAAATAGTGTAAAGGGGATTGGATAAATTGTGTCCAATCGCTCAAATACGGTAAACGAAAGCAAACAACTGTCGCCAACAGGTTCTGTATGGTGAATGCGCGATGGTACAGGTGCTGGTTTTAATGTGTCGGCAAAAAGCGTTAATTTCCTATTCACAATTGTGTAGTTACCAGATATTTCCCCATGATGGGTGCAGCTACCCTCCTTCCATGTAAAAGTGCTGTCAACGTTGAACTTGAAACTTTGCCATGTTACACCGCTGGAAAAACTATATGTGACGTTGGGGTGTTTATTGGGAATACATGCAGTGAAGAAGAATAACAGGAAGATTAACACTATACGCATACCGGATAAACGAAGGCAAAGGATTAATTCCATATCAGAAATACAAATAATACTCCTTCGTCAACTCCTTATACTCATCCGTATAATTCTGCTCATTCAAACTATCCTTTTCAATAACCAGCGTGGACTCGGAAAAATGCGGCTTGGGCTGCCAGGCAAACTGCATGAGCCAGCGTTTTTCGGCTTTTTCGGGTGTGGTTTTTACGCGGGTGAAGCGTGTGAGGTGCAGTCCGTGCGAGGCCGCCTGCGCAAGAAATTTCACGCCCTCGCGCGAAGGGAGAATGACGCAGAATTTACCATCGCGGGTGAGCAGTTTGGATACGCCTTCGAGCAAATCGGTAAAGGGCAGCAGAAGCTGATGCCGGGCGGCCGCGCGCGATTTTTCGGCGGCAGTTACCGTTTCGCTGAAGTAAGGCGGGTTGCTTACAATGAGGTCGTAACGCTCATCGGTGCCGGCGGCAAAATCCTGCAGCGACTGGTGCATTACGCGGATGCGTTCGGGCCAGGGACTGGCGGCGGCATTGCCACGCGCTTCCTGCACGGCGGTTTCGTCAATGTCGATGGCATCTATCTGCGCGCCGCATTTCTGGGCCAGCATCAGTGCAATTACGCCCGTGCCGGTGCCGATGTCGAGGATGCGGCGCACACCGTAGGTTTTTACCCACGCGCCCAGCAACACCGCATCAGTGCCCACTTTCATGGCACAGCGGTCCTGGCGGACGTTAAACTGCTTAAAGGCAAATGTGGCAGACGGCATAAACGATGCACGCAGGGTGCGGGTCGGTTTTCGCTTTACCAAAATACACAAATTCGGCAAAACAGCGCCGCATGGGTTTATTCCTCGTCGGGATCCACCGCAAACGGATTGAAATCGCCGTCGAATTCCTCCTCATCGTTGCCGCTGCCGAGGTAAATATCAATCAGCCCTTCGGGCGCGGCAATGTGCAGCTCGCGCGCCTTGCGGTCAACCTTTAGCACCACGCCGGGCGCCAGCGGAATCAGGATTTCATTGCGTCCCTCGCCTACCTGCAAAACAGGTTGCTGCAACCGGTCAATTACGCTCACCGCATCGCCAATTTTACCTTTTTCCGAATCAATAACGGCAAAGCCCGGAATTTCGTGAAAGTAAAACTGTTTGTCATCGAGCTTGGGCAGTGCAGCCAGCGGCAGAAAGGCTTCGCAACCTACCAGTGCTTCGGCAGCGGCGGGCGTGGTTACATCTTCAAACGCCACGGTAAGGTTATTGTTGAGCAGCCGCGCGTGAGTAATGAAAAACGGTGTAAGCGTGCCGTTTATATCCAGAAAAACCGCATCCAGCGTGCGGTAGCGGGCCGGCTCATCCACATCAAGCTGAATTACCACTTCGCCTTTCAGTCCTGAAGTGCGGCGCACAAAGCCGGCAGAGTAACATTCGCTTTTTTTCATGGCTTTAAATTAAAATGAGAACCTCTAAAAAGTAAACGATTGAGGCGGACAAAGGAACGAAAACCGGAGTTTACTTGTGTAAATGAGGATTTTCGTGCTGCACCCAATGAGGATATTTTGCTTTTTTGAAGTTCTTAAATGATTAACGGTCAGCCCTGGGGGACTGACCGTTAAAGTAATAATTGCAGGGAAAGGAAGATTATCCGTTATTTTCGGCCGGTGCTTCAGCTTCTTCAGCGGCGGGGGCAGCTTCTTCAGCAGCGGGTGCTGATTTGGCAGCGATTTTAGCAGCGGCTTTTTCACGGGCAGCAGTTTCATCAGCCATACGTTTTGCAGCGGCGCTGCGCTCAGCTGAAGAAAGTTTGCTTTTCTTGCCTTCAATTTTGCTGTTTTTCTCTTCAAGCCATTTTGCCAGTTTGGCATCGGCCTGCTCCTGTGTGAGTGCGCCTTTTTGCACACCGCGATACAGGTGGTAACGGAAAAGAACACCTTTGTACGAAAGAATCGCACGGGCGGTGTCTGTAGGCTGGGCGCCTGTTTTCACCCACTCGAACGCACGGTCGAAGTCGATATCAATCGACGCCGGGTTGGTGTTCGGGTTGTAGGTGCCAATTTTTTCGATAAATCGCCCATCACGTGGGGAACGACTGTCCGCAACAACGATATGGAAATAGGCGTAAGCCTTTTTACCATGGCGCTGGAGTCTGATTTTCGTCGGCATTTCTGCGGAGAATTAAGTTGTTGATAAATAGTGAATACCCGTTTTTCGGGACGGCAAATGTAGGGAGATTTGGTAAACTAACAAGCATCCACGCGTAATTTTCTCAAAAATGCCCTTCTTTCCATCCCTTCGTTCGGTATCTTTGGCCGCATTGAAGCACAAACCTATGAAAATTGCATTGCTGGGCTACGGCAAAATGGGCAAAGTAATTGAACGCATGGCCACCGAACGCGGTCACGAAGTAATTATCCGCGCCGATGCCGGCTCCATTCAACACCTCACCGCCGAAGAACTGGCTAAAGCCGATGTAGCCATCGAATTCAGTGCACCGCATGCCGCGGTGGCCAATATGCAGCGCTGCTTTGCGGCAGGCGTACCCGTAGTTACCGGCACCACCGGCTGGCTGGCAGCCTTGCCGGAAGTAGAAGCCGCCTGCCACGCCGCAAACGGAAGCCTGTTTTACAGTTCCAACTTCAGCCTTGGCGTTAATCTTTTCTTCCGCCTCAATAAATACCTTGCCGCCCTCATGCAGCCGCACACCGGCTACCGCGCCGAAGTGGAAGAAATACACCACATCCACAAGCTCGATGCGCCCAGCGGCACCGCCATTACGCTGGTAAACGGCCTGCAGCAGCACTTTACCCGGCAGCCCGAAACCAAAACCTACATGCACCGCGGCCCCGAAAACACCGCCCCTGCCGAACTGCCCGTGGTTTCCATCCGCACCGACGAAGTGCCCGGCACCCACACCATCCGCTACACATCGGCGGTTGACCGCCTCAACATTACCCACGAAGCGTTCAGCCGCGAGGGTTTTGCACTGGGCGCGGTAGTAGCCGCCGAATGGCTGCCCGGCCGCAAAGGCATTTTTGGTATGGACGATCTGCTCGGGCAGGCCGTTTTACCTTCCGAATAATCAATTTACCATTCAAACCCTTTAAAAAACCTTAACATTTACCCAATCCCGAAAACGGCTTACCTTGCAGCCGATTCATTTTAGCTTATGCGTCCGATACACATTTTTCTTCTGCTCAGTCTGGTGGCTCTTTTTGCCGGGCTTTATAAAATTTTTGAGAAAGCCGGCGAGAAAGGCTGGAAAGCACTCATTCCCGGCTACAACTTCTACGTGTGGCTCAAAATCCTGAAAAAGCCCTGGTGGTGGCTTATTCTCATACTCATTCCCACGGTGGGCGTGTTTATGCTGCCCATAATGTTTGTGCTCACGGCAAACTGTTTTGGCAAACGCAGGTTTACCGACCACGTTGTTGCCGTGGTGGCCTATTTCATTTACATGCCCATGCTGGGCTTTTCGAAAACACTTAAATTTCTGGGTGTTCCGCCCGAAGAAAAGAACCGCCACTGGCTCAAGGAATGGGGCGAGGCCGGTGTGTTTGCCGTGGTGGCCGCCACGCTTATCCGTTCTTTTTTCTTCGAGGCGTTTGTTATTCCTTCCTCGTCCATGGAAAGCACCCTGCTTACCGGCGATTATTTGTTTGTGAGCAAAATGAGCTACGGCGCCAAAATTCCTTCGGTGCCGCTTACCGTGCCGTTTACGCATAACACGCTGCCCTTTACTGAAACAACACCCTCCTATCTCGACTGGATAGAACTGCCCTACATGCGTTTACCGGGATTTGGTAAAGTAGAACGCGGTGATATTGTAGTGTTTAATTTTCCGGAAGGTGATACTGTTTATTCCGGTAACCGCAATGCAAGTTATTACAGGTATGCACGCGAAGGAGGCCCGCAATTCCGCAATCAGGTGATCGATAATGGTGAAATTGTGGTTCACCCGATCGACAAGGAAGACAACTATGTAAAACGTTGTGTGGCTGTAGCAGGAGATGTGCTTGAAGTTAAAAACAGAACTATTTTCATTAATAATACCCAGCAGGCACTCCCAAAAGATGCGCTTTTTGCCCAGCAGTATTACGAACCGAATGTTTTCGTAGATCCTAATGATCAGCAGGGAAATTATTTATACAGTCAGTCAATTTATGCCCGCGTAGCTAAAGCGGGTGTAACCGACAAATCATCCTCTCAATTTGTTGATCAGAAAGGCACATACTTTCATACCCCCGTTCGTCCTGCTGATGCAGAAAAATTCAGAAACGTAACGGGGTTTGCCAGCGTGGATGTTATTGATTCGGCCGGAAGACCGGGGCCGGATGTGTTCCCGCAGGATACCAATTACCGCTGGAACCGCGACAATTTCGGCCCGCTGCAAATACCCAAAAAAGGCTTAACCGTTCCGCTCACCCTCAAAGATCTTCCGCTCTGGCGGCGTGTGATTCAGGTGTACGAAGGGCACGACCTGAAAGTAAACGGCAGCACCATTCTCATCGACGGCAAACCCGCTACCAGCTACACGTTTGAGCAGGATTATTATTTCATGATGGGCGATAACCGCCACAACTCGCTCGATTCGCGCTACTGGGGTTTTGTGCCCGAAACACACATTATCGGCAAGCCGGTATTTATCTGGTTTTCGAAAGGCGATTTCAGCGGTTTGCGGCCTGAGCGGATGTTTACGTTTGTGGGACAAAACGGCCCCGGCAAATCGTATCTGCTTTGGTTTGCCATTGGTATTGCCGGTATCTGGGGCTTCAATTATTTCCGTGGCAAAAACAAAGCGAAAAAGGCAGATACTGTAACCACTTCTGCCAACCGCAACAAGAAATAATTTCTGAATGGACGAAGATTTTGACGACGACATCCAGGATGATCCCTCGGCCGATTATGAATTGACCGATGCGGAGGAACTTGCAGCCGACGGGCTGGAAGCGGCTGCTGATGCCGTACCGGAAGCACCTGCAGGAAAAAAGAAACGTCGCCGCCATCCGGTGCGTGAATGGGTGGAAGCCCTGCTCTTTGCTTTTTTCGGCGTGCTGCTGCTCAAACTCATCGTGTTTGAACCGTTTGCCATTCCGAGTGATTCGATGGTCCGCACCCTGCAAACGGGCGATTACATTATTGTAAACAAATTAGCCTACGGCGCACGCATGCCCATGACGCCGCTGAGCCTGCCTTTTGGCCACCAAACCATTGGCACCACCGGCCGGAAGGCTTATCTCGACTGGTGGAACTGGGGCTACCACCGCCTGCCCGGCTACAGCGAAGTAAAGCTGAATGATGTAATTGTATTCAACTTCCCGGCCGAAGATTTGTTTGCCCTAAACGGTCACACACACGAATATCCGGTCGATCACCGCACTTACTTTATCAAGCGTGTGGTGGCACTGCCGGGCGATACACTGACCATACGCGATAAGGAAGTGTTCATTAACACCAAAGCAGTAAATGCGCCGGAGCTTTCGCTGTTTAATTACATTATTAAGATAGATTCGACGCGCGCCGACAGTGTAAAACTCAAAGGCCTCGGACTGATGCGCGAAAGCCGTCAGGGGCAGTATGTGCTTTACACCGTGGCCCTGCTTCCGCGTCAGGCCGATAGTTTGCGGCTGATTAAGCAGGTTACTTCGGTAGAGCCGGAAGTATCAAAAGCCGGCAGTTTTGATGAACAGATTTTTCCGCACAATGAGTTTTACCCGTGGAACCTCGACAATTACGGCCCGCTGGTAATTCCGCAGGCGGGTAAAACCATTAAGCTCACGGTGCAGAATCTTCCGCTTTACCAGCGCGCCATTGTGAGCTACGAGCACAATACGATTGAGCAGCGCGGCGATAGTCTGTACATCAACGGCAAGCTCGATTCGGCCTACACGTTTAAGATGAATTATTACTTTGTAATGGGCGACAACCGCCATTACTCCATGGATTCGCGCTACTGGGGCTTTGTGCCGGAAGATCATATTGTAGGCCGCGCCACCATGATTTTGTTTTCGTACGACCGCAAAAACGGCAGTGTGCGCTGGAACCGCTGCTTTGAAACGGTAAAATAGCCTTGTATGCCGCTTGAACTCATTCTGCTCATTGCTGCGGCTTTTGCAGCCGGTTTTGTAGATGCAGTGGTAGGCGGCGGCGGACTCATTCAGCTTCCTTCGTTTGTGCTGGCCTATCCGCAAATGCCTTTTGCGCAATTGCTGGGCACAAACAAATTAGCCAGTTTTGCCGGCACCAGTGTGGCCACCATACGCTATATGCTCACTACAGCCGTGCCGTGGCGCACCATTGCCCCTGCCCTGTTTTCGGCTTTGGTAATGGCGTGGACAGGCGCACACCTTGCCAGTCATTTAGACAAGGCCCTGATGCGGCCGGTGGTGCTTGTGCTGCTTGTAGCCGTGGCCATTTATACGTTTTTCAAAAAAGACCTCGGCCAGCACCGCCGCGAAACGCCGAAGGGGACAAAAGCGTTTCTGCTTTCGCTGCTCACCGGTGCCCTGCTGGGGCTTTACGACGGATTTTTCGGGCCGGGCACGGGCAGTTTTCTGATACTGATTTTTGTAACGCTGTTTGGCTACGAATTCCTTACAGCATCGGTATGCGCCAAATTGGTAAACTGCGCAACCAATGTAGCTGCACTTATTTACTTTGGTGTGCATGGCAATATTCATTACGCCATTGCGATTCCGGTAGCGGCAAGCAACATGGCGGGCTCGTGGCTGGGTGCACGCACGGCCTTGCGCAAGGGTAATAAGTTTGTGCGCGTGTTCTTCCTTGTGGTGGTTTGTGCACTTATTCTGCGCCTCGGCTATGATGTGTTTCTGAAACGCTGATGCGTTACGGTAAGCAATAAAAAACGCGGCTTTGCTGACTACGGCCGTATGCGGCATTAAGTAAGCAGCTCCGTTTAATCATGCTGCGTTTCATCATAAAATCAAGGAGCGTGCTACTCAACTGAATTTTGTGCCTTGCTGCCAGGGTAACCAAACTGCTGAACATCACGGCCGCATTTTAAACAGCATTCAGGCACACCTAGCGCAAAATGTTAATGTGTCCGGTTTTTCGCACCACCCCTGAGTCGCTGCAGTCGGCTTTGTAATCAATTAAATATACATAAGTATCTTCCTGCACAATTTGCTGTTTATAGCGGGCGTCCCACACAAAAGCAGTATCGTATGATTCAAAGATCAGTTCTCCCCACCGGTTGAAAATGCGGATATGAAATTCCGTTAATCCTTCCCCCTTCACCTGAAACACGTCGTTCAGACCATCGTTGTTGGGTGTGATGGTGTTGGGCACATACACAATTCCGTTATAGATATCGCCGGTCACTTCAACGGTATCATAAAGTACACACGCACCTGTACTCACAGTTACCGCATAGTAGCCCGGAACTGTTATTTCAATCGTTTGCGAGGTATCGCCTGTTGACCACAAATAGGAAGCGCCCGGATTCTGCGCATTGAGCATGATCCCTCCTTCTCTGCCACAAAGGGAGCGTGTTCCACCCAGTTCAGGGTTCTCCGCTTCATATACTTGTATTGTATCCGAAACAGGACAGGCCGGATGAAAAGCCATTGAAACAACATAAACCCCGGCCTGAGAAACGGTAATGCTTTGCTGGGTGGAATTGGTATTCCACAAATAGGCAGCACCCTGATTTTGTGCATTAAGCACAAGGCTGTTTCCGGGACATAAAATTGTATCATTGCCCAGCACCGGCTGTGGTACAGGGTGAAAGCTGACTGTCACCGAATCGTTTTTGATGCACGAACCGTTAATAATTTGCAAGCTGTACACGCCGGAGCTGTTAACCGTAAGCGTTTGTGTGGTATCGCCGGTTGACCATACATAAGCGCCACTTTGATTACCGGGCGAGAGAAGCAGATTTTGTCCCTGGCATAAACTGGTATCCGGGCCAAGATTGAAGGAAGAGCCACAGCCTCCGGAAAAACCAATCATCGGGCGGGCTACACAACCGGTTGCCACTGCATCGGTATCAATAGTTGAAAACTGAGTAACCGTAGCGAGTGTGAGAAATGCATAATTACTCATTATAGTTCCGCTGTATCCCGAGAATGAGATTTGAACAGCCAGATTATCCGAAAAATTATAGCTGAACGGAACCTGAAGGGGAATGGGCGTCCAGTTGTTTGCCGGAATATTTTGCGCACCTGTATTGGGTGTGTATGTATAGGATGCGGCATTAAGCACAACCTGTGGCGCCCCCACATTGAAATTGCTGGCAAACGTATCAACAGCCAGAGAAAGGCTGGTATGCCCCAGCGTAATAACCAGATTGGTAAGGTTAACGGCAGAAGCAGTGGCAGTACCGCCATGACGAAACCAAATTGTATCAATAGTAAGCAGACCGTTTACGGGACTTACCATTGAAGCGATTTCGGATTGCGTATAAATGCTTAGTGTTTTCTGAAACTGACCAAAATAATTGACCGTTGGCGCTGCCGTAGCGGGTACGTGAAAATAATGTGGCGGCGTATTTTGCGCTGATAGTGAGCCTGAAATAAACAGACAAACGATCAGCGCTAAAAAACTACGCGCGTGCAAATGAGTGAAAAACCATTTTTTACGCATTGAAAAGTAATGTTGTTGTGTTGAGCAATTCAAAAGTAAGCAGCCCAAAATCCTGCACAACTATTTCTTTTTGAATCTCAACACTTAAAAAGCCATAAATCCAAAAACAAACAAATGAATAACAGACACTTACACTATACACCCATAACAACACAAACCTGAGTTTAAGCGCCAGATTCAAGATGTTGAACAATAGTTTGCCCACCAGCTTTTGCATGAAACCAAAGGGAAAAATCGAAATATAATTTGTGCCCCTCTGGCTTAAGTAACGCGGCCTGACTGGTTATGTATTCGCTGAATTTCTCTGGCGGGCAGGGGGCTGTTAATTGTTTTCTGGCAAAAAGAAGGAAATTTTGCTCAAACGCTAAATTTTCGAGAATTTCAGTGTACTTGTTTTTTATGGACGTGACCATTGACTGAACGAGCTCATAATTACCAAGTTCGTAATGTGTGATTAAAGTGAGCAGGCGCATGTACACACGAACAAGAACAGGTTTTACTTCATCATCCTGCGATCCGAATTTGAACGAAGTTTGTAATGCCCCTTTGTAATCGCCGTTGGCTAAATACAAATACATTAGGTTATACCAGTACACATCAGTCACTTTCATTCCTAAATCAGCAAACAATTCATTGGCATGAAGCTCTTGCTTTTTTACAACTTCGAGTCCGCGCTTATATTCACGGTTTGCCAGATAAACCTGCGGGGTTTGGATTTTTAAGCGGTAAATAAGACGAACAAGCATTGGCATGGGCTTACCGTCAAATACTTTATTCAAAAAAGTATCTATACGGATAAATTCATCTTCAATCTCCGGCACCTTTCCCACCATACTTAGAAGCATTACTTTCCGCCAATAAATCAGGGTAAGTAATTTATACCGAAAACGCAGATTTTTTTCGGATGTTTCTATCATGTCAATTTGCCGGTTTACATGGAGCAATGCCTTTTCAATGTCCTTTTCTATAAAGGCAATTGCCCCAAGTATCATTTCGCGTAGCTGGTAATTGGCATTGCTTCCGGGATATTTCCCTTCAATTTCGATGAATTTATTTTTAATGGACTCAAGTGCTTTATCCATTTTGGAAGTGCTTATTAATCCATTATGCTGCACCAGCATATTCAATTCATAATCAATCTTGTAATAATCAAGCTCTTCACTTGCCGCCTGTTGCAGGCGTTGTGTCTGCTCAAATAAAGTACTTATCTCCGATTCGTTTTTTAGCGTGGGAACGCTGTTTTTTATGCAATCAGTAAGTATGGCTGCTGCATAGGGATGTATATTATAATCATTGGCGGTATCTGCCGCTTTGAATAAAAATTTCTGCTGTTGTTCCTTTAGTTCCTTTTCACCAAGAAATTCGGCAAAAATTAACTGCTCAAAAACTTGTTTTAACGGCGAACTCATACTGGCATAACTAACTGATTCCAGTATCGCTCTGTATAACCGGGAACGAAGTATCGTTATGTTTTTTTCCAGTCCGGCAGCCTTAATTTTCTTTCCAAGTTTTTTCGGATCATATTCACTTAATGAATCATAGATATCAAATAGCTGCACATATTTCCCCTCCTTATCCGGTGTGCCCGGAGCAGCATCGCGTTTAAACTTTTGTTTTTCACCTTTACTTAACGAATGGATCAGGTCAAATAAATCGTCGCTCGTTTTCATGTTCAGGGGATTGAATGACCAAACTTACTCATATTTCTTTCGGACACGTTGATCAGTAAAAAACGTATTTGACAGGTATTTGAAAAATTCAACACCTCATCAATGGTTTTCTTTTCTGATACCAATGAACGCCGGAAATACGAATTAATCATACCCCTATCTTTGCGCCATGTATGCCCAGCCTGCCCTATTAAGTCTGACCGTTCTCGGCCCGGTACAGTGGTACAGCAAATGGCTGCTGCACGATGAAATCCGCATCGACATTGCCGAGCATTACGTAAAACAAACCTGGCGCAACCGTTATTGTACAGACGGAGCCAACGGCACACAAATGCTCAGCATCCCCGTTATGCTTCCGTCTTCGCACACGCCGGTTAAAGATGTGGTGATCGACGCGCATACGCAGTGGCCGCTGCAACACTGGCGCTCCATACAGTCGGCCTACGGAAAATCGGCCTATTGGGAATATTACGCCGATTACTTTGCGCCGTTTTACAAAACTCCGCTGCCGCACCGGCTCATCGACATCAGCCTGCCCCTGCTCGATCTTACTTTGCGTTTGCTCAAACTGAACACAAGCTACACGCTTACTGAAGCGTATGAAAAAGCGCCGGCGCAAGTAACGGATTACCGAACGGCCATCAGTCCGAAAATTCCGTTCGAAACCGATGCCGCTTTTCAGCCTCAGCACTACACACAGGTTTTTTCCGACCGGTTTCCCTTCCGCCCCAACCTTTCCATCATCGACCTGCTTTGCAACACCGGCCCCGCTGCAGCCGATTACCTTCGCCAGTCAATCATTACCCCCTAACATAAACACATGCACCCGGCCGAAATTCTTGCACAGGGACATTCCAAAGCCTTAGCCACACAGGTGGTGAAATGGGTTGGAAATGATGCGAAACGTTTTTCCGAACTCGTTTCGCTTTTCCTCGGAAAAGACCTGCGCATCAGTCAGCGCGCGGCCATGTCGGTAATGTGGTGTGCCGATGCGCACCCTGAACTGATAAAACCCTGGCTGGGCAAATTCATTGAGCGGCTGGGCAAAGCAGGCAATCACAGCGCCATAGACCGCAACATTGTGCGCATACTGCAGTTTGTGCCGGTTCCCGAAAAACACCAGGGCAAACTGGCCGAAAAATGCTTCGGCTTTTTGCAGGCGGCCGAAACACCAATTGCCGTGCGGGCTTTTTCAATGACTGTATTGTTTAATCTGGTAAAACAATACCCCGAAATGGCCGACGAGCTGGAGCTGCTGCTGCGCGAATGGTTGCCCAACGCATCAGCCGGAGAAGCCAACCGCGCGGGTAAAATTCTTGTGCAGATTGAAAAACTCAGGCAGAAACACATTAAAGACCGGTGAGGATTGTGAAAAAGCCCGCGTGTATCGTGGCGGGAAATGTATCTTTATGCTCCAATTTAAAACAGGAATATGTCATCAGCCACTACCGATA
The Bacteroidota bacterium genome window above contains:
- the dapB gene encoding 4-hydroxy-tetrahydrodipicolinate reductase, which translates into the protein MKIALLGYGKMGKVIERMATERGHEVIIRADAGSIQHLTAEELAKADVAIEFSAPHAAVANMQRCFAAGVPVVTGTTGWLAALPEVEAACHAANGSLFYSSNFSLGVNLFFRLNKYLAALMQPHTGYRAEVEEIHHIHKLDAPSGTAITLVNGLQQHFTRQPETKTYMHRGPENTAPAELPVVSIRTDEVPGTHTIRYTSAVDRLNITHEAFSREGFALGAVVAAEWLPGRKGIFGMDDLLGQAVLPSE
- a CDS encoding TSUP family transporter, which produces MPLELILLIAAAFAAGFVDAVVGGGGLIQLPSFVLAYPQMPFAQLLGTNKLASFAGTSVATIRYMLTTAVPWRTIAPALFSALVMAWTGAHLASHLDKALMRPVVLVLLVAVAIYTFFKKDLGQHRRETPKGTKAFLLSLLTGALLGLYDGFFGPGTGSFLILIFVTLFGYEFLTASVCAKLVNCATNVAALIYFGVHGNIHYAIAIPVAASNMAGSWLGARTALRKGNKFVRVFFLVVVCALILRLGYDVFLKR
- a CDS encoding 30S ribosomal protein S16; amino-acid sequence: MPTKIRLQRHGKKAYAYFHIVVADSRSPRDGRFIEKIGTYNPNTNPASIDIDFDRAFEWVKTGAQPTDTARAILSYKGVLFRYHLYRGVQKGALTQEQADAKLAKWLEEKNSKIEGKKSKLSSAERSAAAKRMADETAAREKAAAKIAAKSAPAAEEAAPAAEEAEAPAENNG
- the rimM gene encoding 16S rRNA processing protein RimM: MKKSECYSAGFVRRTSGLKGEVVIQLDVDEPARYRTLDAVFLDINGTLTPFFITHARLLNNNLTVAFEDVTTPAAAEALVGCEAFLPLAALPKLDDKQFYFHEIPGFAVIDSEKGKIGDAVSVIDRLQQPVLQVGEGRNEILIPLAPGVVLKVDRKARELHIAAPEGLIDIYLGSGNDEEEFDGDFNPFAVDPDEE
- the lepB gene encoding signal peptidase I — encoded protein: MDEDFDDDIQDDPSADYELTDAEELAADGLEAAADAVPEAPAGKKKRRRHPVREWVEALLFAFFGVLLLKLIVFEPFAIPSDSMVRTLQTGDYIIVNKLAYGARMPMTPLSLPFGHQTIGTTGRKAYLDWWNWGYHRLPGYSEVKLNDVIVFNFPAEDLFALNGHTHEYPVDHRTYFIKRVVALPGDTLTIRDKEVFINTKAVNAPELSLFNYIIKIDSTRADSVKLKGLGLMRESRQGQYVLYTVALLPRQADSLRLIKQVTSVEPEVSKAGSFDEQIFPHNEFYPWNLDNYGPLVIPQAGKTIKLTVQNLPLYQRAIVSYEHNTIEQRGDSLYINGKLDSAYTFKMNYYFVMGDNRHYSMDSRYWGFVPEDHIVGRATMILFSYDRKNGSVRWNRCFETVK
- the lepB gene encoding signal peptidase I, translated to MRLPGFGKVERGDIVVFNFPEGDTVYSGNRNASYYRYAREGGPQFRNQVIDNGEIVVHPIDKEDNYVKRCVAVAGDVLEVKNRTIFINNTQQALPKDALFAQQYYEPNVFVDPNDQQGNYLYSQSIYARVAKAGVTDKSSSQFVDQKGTYFHTPVRPADAEKFRNVTGFASVDVIDSAGRPGPDVFPQDTNYRWNRDNFGPLQIPKKGLTVPLTLKDLPLWRRVIQVYEGHDLKVNGSTILIDGKPATSYTFEQDYYFMMGDNRHNSLDSRYWGFVPETHIIGKPVFIWFSKGDFSGLRPERMFTFVGQNGPGKSYLLWFAIGIAGIWGFNYFRGKNKAKKADTVTTSANRNKK
- a CDS encoding methyltransferase is translated as MPSATFAFKQFNVRQDRCAMKVGTDAVLLGAWVKTYGVRRILDIGTGTGVIALMLAQKCGAQIDAIDIDETAVQEARGNAAASPWPERIRVMHQSLQDFAAGTDERYDLIVSNPPYFSETVTAAEKSRAAARHQLLLPFTDLLEGVSKLLTRDGKFCVILPSREGVKFLAQAASHGLHLTRFTRVKTTPEKAEKRWLMQFAWQPKPHFSESTLVIEKDSLNEQNYTDEYKELTKEYYLYF